From the genome of Candidatus Palauibacter scopulicola, one region includes:
- a CDS encoding arsenate reductase ArsC, whose translation MGPRLLFVCVENSCRSQMAEAFARMLAGDGVQASSGGSRPSGVVNPRAIESMAEVGYDLGGHRSEGLDDVPPGPFDAVVTMGCGDACPHVSARRREDWEVKDPKDLPPEEFRAVRDDIRRRVAALLADLGVAPGATAVGPGRPPAA comes from the coding sequence GTGGGCCCGCGGCTCCTCTTCGTCTGCGTGGAGAACTCCTGCCGGAGCCAGATGGCGGAGGCCTTCGCCCGCATGCTGGCGGGTGACGGTGTACAGGCGTCGAGCGGGGGCTCCCGGCCTTCGGGCGTCGTGAACCCGCGGGCGATCGAATCCATGGCGGAGGTGGGCTACGATCTCGGCGGCCACCGGTCGGAGGGGTTGGACGACGTGCCGCCCGGGCCGTTCGATGCGGTCGTCACCATGGGGTGCGGCGACGCGTGTCCGCATGTGTCCGCGCGGCGGCGGGAGGACTGGGAGGTGAAGGACCCGAAGGACCTGCCCCCGGAGGAGTTCCGCGCGGTCCGGGATGACATTCGCCGGCGCGTGGCCGCATTGCTGGCGGATCTCGGCGTGGCACCCGGGGCGACGGCGGTGGGGCCCGGACGGCCTCCCGCGGCGTGA
- a CDS encoding molybdenum cofactor guanylyltransferase: MSGPHRSLVIVAGGRSRRLGRDKPLVEIGGRTVLSRILEATSQFKDTVLAVREVPPFRRALAGEGWESVAETAGPPGSATFRSPEGRGLLVVPDPVPDLGPLAGFASGLDAARGAICVVLAGDLPFVTPDLVDRLSGELASDAEADAVVPNARGRAQPLCAAYRREVGRLAARLVARAAASGAPSPSMMGFLERLRVRTVTAEQTAGIGDLETMVRGVDSRADLEWAVRRAARSDQAGTRR, encoded by the coding sequence GTGAGCGGGCCGCACCGGTCGCTCGTGATCGTGGCCGGCGGGCGTTCTCGCCGACTCGGCCGCGACAAGCCGCTGGTCGAGATCGGCGGCCGTACCGTGCTGTCACGGATCCTGGAAGCCACGTCGCAGTTCAAGGACACCGTCCTGGCGGTGCGCGAAGTTCCGCCCTTCCGGCGCGCGCTCGCCGGGGAAGGCTGGGAGTCCGTCGCCGAAACCGCGGGCCCGCCCGGCTCGGCCACGTTCCGCAGCCCGGAGGGCCGCGGTCTCCTTGTTGTGCCCGACCCGGTACCCGACCTGGGTCCCCTCGCCGGCTTCGCCTCGGGGCTGGACGCGGCACGGGGCGCGATCTGCGTTGTGCTGGCGGGCGACCTCCCCTTCGTCACGCCGGATCTCGTCGACCGCCTGAGCGGCGAACTCGCGAGCGATGCGGAGGCGGACGCCGTCGTGCCGAACGCGCGCGGCCGGGCTCAGCCCCTGTGCGCCGCCTATCGGCGGGAGGTCGGCCGGCTGGCCGCCCGGCTCGTGGCGCGCGCCGCCGCGTCCGGCGCCCCGTCCCCCTCGATGATGGGCTTCCTCGAGCGGTTGCGAGTGCGAACCGTCACGGCCGAACAGACCGCCGGCATCGGCGATCTCGAGACGATGGTGCGCGGCGTGGACAGCCGGGCCGACCTCGAGTGGGCCGTGCGGCGCGCCGCCCGATCCGACCAGGCCGGGACACGACGCTAG
- a CDS encoding DNA-formamidopyrimidine glycosylase family protein, giving the protein MPELPDITVYLEGLETRVLGRTLERVRLGSPFLLRSVDPPLTEAHGRRVVALRRLGKRIAIGLALPEDREDEPELWLVLHLMIAGRLRWRDPGVKIPRRLGLAAFDFAEGSLLLTEAGTKKRASLHVVKGAEALARHDPGGIDPLTADPAAFRETLTARNHTLKRALTDPRLFSGIGNAYSDEILHRAKLSPIKWTSRLGDEEIDRLQDAVRQTLARWTRRLRDELAGEFPEKVTAFHAGMAVHGKYGEPCPDCAAPVQRIRYADNETNYCAACQTGGKVVADRALSRLLGKDWPRSLEALEALRSGGESTAE; this is encoded by the coding sequence GTGCCCGAACTGCCCGACATCACGGTGTACCTGGAAGGGCTGGAGACGCGCGTCCTCGGGCGCACGCTGGAGCGGGTGCGGCTCGGCAGTCCCTTCCTGCTCCGGAGCGTCGATCCGCCCCTGACCGAGGCGCACGGCCGCCGGGTCGTGGCCCTCCGTCGGCTGGGGAAGCGAATCGCGATCGGACTCGCGCTCCCGGAGGACCGGGAGGACGAACCGGAGCTGTGGCTCGTCCTCCACCTCATGATCGCGGGCCGGCTCCGGTGGCGGGATCCCGGCGTGAAGATTCCGCGGCGACTCGGTCTCGCCGCCTTCGACTTCGCCGAGGGGAGCCTCCTGCTCACGGAGGCAGGGACGAAGAAACGGGCGTCGCTCCACGTCGTGAAGGGCGCCGAGGCGCTCGCCCGGCACGACCCCGGCGGCATCGATCCCCTCACCGCGGACCCGGCCGCCTTCCGCGAGACGCTCACGGCCCGCAACCACACGCTCAAGCGCGCGCTCACGGATCCGCGGCTCTTCTCGGGCATCGGCAACGCGTATTCGGACGAGATCCTGCACCGCGCGAAGCTGTCGCCGATCAAGTGGACGAGCCGGCTCGGCGACGAGGAGATCGACCGGCTCCAGGACGCCGTGCGCCAAACGCTCGCGCGGTGGACGCGCCGGCTGCGGGACGAGTTGGCGGGGGAGTTTCCGGAGAAGGTGACCGCATTCCACGCCGGGATGGCGGTGCACGGAAAATACGGAGAGCCGTGTCCGGACTGCGCGGCGCCGGTGCAGCGGATCCGGTACGCGGACAACGAGACGAACTACTGCGCCGCCTGCCAGACCGGCGGAAAGGTGGTCGCGGACCGGGCCCTCTCCCGGCTGCTGGGAAAGGACTGGCCCCGCAGCCTGGAAGCGCTCGAGGCGTTGCGGTCAGGAGGCGAGTCTACTGCCGAGTGA
- the lipA gene encoding lipoyl synthase yields MKPLEVIQGGSTADAWPSRKPRWLKVRAPGGPNYMRLKELMRGLELSSVCEEAQCPNIGECWEAGTATFLIMGDVCTRNCPYCAIAHGRPEELDEDEPRRVAEAIERLQLNHCVITSVDRDDLPDGGAWIFAEMIREIRSRRPECSIEVLTPDFRGNPEAIRTVIAASPEIFNHNMETVRRLHRVARPGGRYERSLNVLNTGRQLDDQVLVKTGIMLGLGETSADIDEFMGDALEAGVQILTLGQYLRPSPDHLPIDRYVSPEEFMNWKEIGESRGFLHVESGPLVRSSYHAREQVVELRRRVAALAAG; encoded by the coding sequence TTGAAGCCACTCGAGGTCATACAGGGAGGTAGCACGGCCGATGCCTGGCCTTCGCGGAAGCCGCGATGGCTGAAGGTGCGGGCGCCCGGAGGGCCCAACTACATGCGCCTCAAGGAACTGATGCGGGGGCTCGAGCTCAGCTCGGTCTGCGAGGAGGCCCAGTGCCCCAACATCGGCGAGTGCTGGGAGGCGGGCACGGCGACGTTCCTCATCATGGGCGACGTGTGCACGCGCAACTGCCCCTACTGCGCGATCGCGCACGGCCGGCCGGAGGAACTCGACGAAGACGAGCCGCGGCGCGTCGCGGAGGCCATCGAGCGGTTGCAACTCAACCACTGCGTCATCACGTCCGTCGACCGCGACGACCTGCCCGATGGCGGCGCCTGGATCTTCGCCGAGATGATCCGCGAGATCCGGTCGCGCCGTCCCGAGTGTTCGATCGAGGTTCTGACACCGGACTTCCGGGGGAATCCCGAGGCGATCCGCACCGTGATCGCCGCGAGCCCTGAGATCTTCAACCACAACATGGAGACCGTGCGCCGGCTGCACCGGGTCGCCCGGCCGGGCGGCCGCTACGAGCGCTCCCTGAACGTCCTCAACACGGGCCGGCAGCTTGACGACCAGGTCCTCGTCAAGACGGGGATCATGCTCGGGCTCGGAGAGACGTCCGCCGACATCGACGAGTTCATGGGAGACGCGCTCGAAGCCGGCGTACAGATCCTCACGCTGGGGCAGTACCTGAGGCCATCGCCGGACCATCTTCCGATCGACCGCTACGTGTCCCCGGAGGAGTTCATGAACTGGAAGGAGATCGGGGAATCGCGAGGGTTCCTGCACGTCGAGAGCGGGCCGCTGGTTCGGTCCAGCTATCACGCGCGCGAGCAGGTCGTCGAACTGCGCCGGAGGGTCGCGGCGCTGGCGGCCGGATGA
- the pdhA gene encoding pyruvate dehydrogenase (acetyl-transferring) E1 component subunit alpha, producing MSAANPGRSTATVSDAPAAGAPGGGSGEDPDAFLGLSKEECVALLREMIIERRFEEKAAEVYQVGKIGGFCHLYIGQEAVSAGSISPLRDDDYVITAYRDHTQAIARGMTPNAVMAELYGRVDGCSKGFGGSMHMFDKSLNFMGGHGIVGSHLPLAIGVGYAIRYRGGDQVCLCFFGDSVVNIGAFHESLNMAARWKLPVIFLLENNRYGMGTDYRRVAAVKELKDRGRAYEGLTSLDVDGMDVLAVRQAMEEAIERGRNEKTPSFIEARCFRYMGHSMADPMHGTYRTREEVEKWRSDDPILSFTRKLMDAGRLTEEEYQAIDREAKEIAEESAAFADRSPFPDSEALYRYVYSDGYPDDMRRRDAWRKELR from the coding sequence ATGAGCGCGGCGAACCCCGGCCGGTCCACGGCCACCGTATCCGACGCTCCGGCGGCGGGAGCCCCCGGCGGGGGATCGGGCGAAGACCCCGACGCGTTCCTCGGACTCTCGAAGGAGGAGTGCGTGGCACTCCTGCGGGAGATGATCATCGAGCGCCGGTTCGAGGAGAAAGCGGCGGAGGTCTACCAGGTCGGCAAGATCGGCGGTTTCTGCCATCTCTACATTGGGCAGGAGGCCGTCTCGGCGGGGTCGATTTCGCCGCTGCGGGACGACGACTACGTGATCACCGCGTATCGCGACCACACGCAGGCGATCGCGCGCGGCATGACGCCGAACGCCGTCATGGCCGAACTCTACGGACGCGTGGACGGCTGCTCGAAGGGCTTCGGCGGCTCGATGCACATGTTCGACAAGTCGCTCAACTTCATGGGCGGACACGGCATCGTCGGGAGCCACCTGCCGCTTGCGATCGGGGTCGGCTACGCGATCCGCTACCGGGGCGGAGACCAGGTCTGCCTCTGCTTCTTCGGCGACTCCGTGGTCAACATCGGCGCCTTCCACGAGTCGTTGAACATGGCCGCGCGCTGGAAGCTGCCAGTCATCTTCCTTCTCGAGAACAACCGCTACGGGATGGGGACCGACTACCGGCGGGTGGCGGCCGTGAAGGAACTCAAGGACCGGGGCCGGGCCTACGAGGGCCTCACCTCGCTGGACGTGGACGGCATGGATGTGCTCGCCGTCCGCCAGGCCATGGAGGAGGCGATCGAGCGGGGGCGGAACGAGAAGACGCCCAGCTTCATCGAGGCGCGCTGCTTCCGCTACATGGGCCACTCGATGGCGGACCCGATGCACGGGACGTACCGGACGCGCGAGGAAGTCGAGAAGTGGCGGTCGGATGACCCGATCCTCTCCTTCACCCGGAAGCTCATGGACGCGGGGCGGCTGACGGAGGAGGAGTACCAGGCGATCGACCGCGAGGCGAAGGAGATCGCCGAGGAGTCCGCGGCGTTTGCGGACCGGAGCCCCTTCCCCGATTCGGAAGCGCTCTATCGCTACGTGTATTCGGACGGGTACCCGGACGACATGCGGCGACGCGACGCGTGGCGGAAGGAGCTGCGCTGA
- a CDS encoding tryptophan 2,3-dioxygenase family protein, which yields MAHGKYLTYAGYLHLDELLSLQEEQSGEGGSPEHDEMLFIIIHQVYELWFKQLLHELEFARDRMGADDMPRLLHTMQRILTILKVQVAQLDILETMRPLEFLAFRQRLEEASGLQSYQFRELEFILGHKRTNVFDRYPEGSDARRRLDARYAEPSLWAAFLRFLHAHGYAIPAEDLERDVTAPTEPSAGVRDALIRLYREDPQLVQLCERFVDLDEGLQEWRYRHVKMVERTIGARPGTGQTGGAAYLRKSLNRPVFPDLWAIRTDL from the coding sequence ATGGCGCACGGAAAATACCTGACCTATGCCGGATACCTGCACCTCGACGAGCTGCTGTCTCTCCAGGAGGAGCAGTCGGGCGAGGGCGGGAGCCCCGAGCACGATGAGATGCTGTTCATCATCATCCACCAGGTGTACGAGCTGTGGTTCAAGCAGCTTCTGCACGAACTCGAGTTCGCGCGCGACCGGATGGGTGCCGACGACATGCCGCGGCTCCTGCACACGATGCAGCGCATCCTCACGATCCTGAAGGTGCAGGTCGCCCAGCTGGACATCCTGGAGACGATGCGACCGCTGGAGTTCCTCGCCTTTCGGCAACGGCTGGAGGAGGCGAGCGGCCTGCAGTCGTACCAGTTCCGCGAGCTCGAATTCATCCTCGGCCACAAGCGGACGAACGTCTTCGATCGATATCCGGAAGGAAGCGACGCGCGCCGGCGGCTCGACGCCCGCTACGCGGAACCGTCGCTGTGGGCCGCCTTCCTCCGGTTCCTCCACGCGCACGGGTACGCGATCCCGGCGGAGGACCTGGAGCGGGACGTCACGGCACCGACCGAGCCGTCCGCGGGCGTGCGGGACGCGCTCATCCGGCTGTACCGGGAGGATCCGCAACTCGTCCAGCTGTGCGAGCGGTTCGTGGATCTCGACGAGGGCCTCCAGGAATGGCGCTACCGGCATGTGAAGATGGTGGAGCGCACGATCGGAGCGCGGCCCGGGACCGGCCAGACGGGGGGCGCCGCCTACCTCAGGAAGTCGCTGAACCGCCCCGTGTTTCCCGACCTGTGGGCGATCCGCACCGACCTGTGA
- a CDS encoding dehydrogenase E1 component subunit alpha/beta: MATPIDQTDDLERALSALARPEWRDLQAEDLLAMYRTMYTSRTIDDREIAMKRQNRIFFQISGAGHEALLVAAGRALRAGHDWFFTYYRDRALCLELGMTPYEMFLGAVGAEEDPSTGGRQMPAHFGSPDLHLVTPSSPTGTQFNQAVGCAEGIARARAAGLDGLDAVAPNVEADEIVLVCTGDGTTSEGEFWEALNTASNLQLPILFLVEDNGYAISVPVEVNTAGGSISSLVRNYPNLHIEEVDGTDPLESYVVMRRAARYVRSGHGPALVHAHVTRPYSHSMSDDERLYKSESEREVESERDPLATFADYLVREGVIEAGALESLKAEIRAEVADAADRAMARPQPDPATVYTHVYSPDVDPASNAFETEARPDPEGNPKTMVDLLNACLRDEMRRDPQIVVFGQDVADASREEILDEVKGKGGVFKVTYGLQREFGSLRVYNAPLAEANIVGRAVGLAVRGLKPVAEVQFFDYIWPAYHQFRNEVATFRWRSAGRWKCPLVIRTTYGGYISGGAMYHSQTGASLFTHTPGMHVICPSNAVDANGLLRTAIRCDDPVLFLEHKHLYRQTYNKGVYPGPEYMIPFGKAALVTEGDDLTIVTYGAMVERTRKALAKLDRAGEPVGADLIDLRSLNPVDMDAIRRSVMKTNRVLVAYEDAKSWGYGAEISARLADELFEWLDAPIRRVTSTDTFIGYAPSLENASLPQVDDIAEAIVELATW, from the coding sequence ATGGCAACCCCTATCGACCAGACCGACGATCTGGAGCGCGCGCTCAGCGCCCTGGCCCGCCCCGAATGGCGGGATCTCCAGGCCGAGGACCTCCTCGCGATGTATCGCACGATGTACACGTCGAGGACGATCGACGACCGCGAAATCGCGATGAAGCGGCAGAACCGCATCTTCTTCCAGATCTCCGGCGCCGGGCACGAAGCGCTCCTCGTCGCGGCGGGACGCGCCCTCAGAGCAGGCCACGACTGGTTCTTCACCTACTACCGCGACCGCGCGCTCTGTCTCGAACTCGGCATGACTCCGTACGAGATGTTCCTCGGCGCGGTCGGCGCGGAGGAGGATCCATCGACCGGCGGACGGCAGATGCCGGCGCACTTCGGTTCTCCTGACCTGCACCTCGTCACGCCTTCGAGCCCGACGGGCACGCAGTTCAACCAGGCAGTGGGGTGCGCGGAGGGCATCGCCCGCGCCCGGGCCGCCGGCCTCGACGGACTCGATGCGGTCGCCCCCAACGTGGAAGCGGATGAGATCGTGCTCGTGTGCACGGGGGACGGCACGACCTCGGAAGGAGAGTTCTGGGAGGCGCTCAACACCGCCTCCAACCTGCAGCTTCCCATCCTCTTCCTCGTGGAGGACAACGGCTACGCGATCTCCGTGCCCGTCGAGGTCAACACGGCGGGGGGCAGCATCTCGAGTCTCGTGCGGAACTACCCGAACCTCCACATCGAGGAGGTCGACGGGACGGACCCGCTCGAGAGCTACGTCGTCATGCGGCGCGCCGCGCGATACGTGCGGTCCGGCCACGGTCCGGCGCTCGTTCACGCACATGTCACCCGGCCCTACAGCCACTCGATGTCCGACGATGAGCGGCTCTACAAGTCCGAAAGCGAACGGGAAGTCGAATCCGAGCGCGACCCGCTCGCCACCTTCGCCGACTACCTCGTTCGGGAAGGCGTGATCGAGGCCGGCGCACTCGAATCGCTCAAGGCGGAGATCAGGGCCGAAGTCGCCGACGCGGCGGACCGCGCCATGGCCCGCCCGCAACCGGACCCGGCAACCGTCTACACGCACGTGTACTCGCCCGACGTCGACCCCGCGTCGAACGCCTTCGAGACGGAGGCACGGCCCGACCCCGAGGGGAATCCGAAGACGATGGTCGACCTGCTCAACGCCTGCCTCCGCGACGAGATGCGGCGCGATCCGCAGATCGTGGTGTTCGGGCAGGACGTGGCGGACGCGAGCCGCGAGGAGATCCTCGATGAGGTCAAGGGCAAGGGCGGCGTCTTCAAGGTGACGTACGGCCTGCAGCGCGAGTTCGGGTCGCTGCGGGTGTACAACGCGCCCCTCGCCGAGGCGAACATCGTCGGACGCGCCGTGGGTCTCGCCGTGCGCGGGCTGAAGCCGGTCGCCGAGGTCCAGTTCTTCGACTACATCTGGCCAGCCTACCACCAGTTCCGGAACGAGGTCGCGACCTTCCGCTGGCGCTCCGCGGGACGCTGGAAGTGCCCGCTCGTCATTCGGACCACCTACGGGGGCTACATCTCGGGCGGCGCGATGTACCATTCGCAGACGGGCGCCTCGCTCTTCACGCACACGCCCGGCATGCACGTGATCTGCCCCTCGAACGCGGTGGACGCGAACGGGCTCCTGCGGACCGCGATCCGGTGCGACGATCCGGTGCTCTTCCTCGAGCACAAGCACCTGTACCGGCAGACGTACAACAAGGGCGTCTATCCGGGTCCCGAGTACATGATCCCCTTCGGCAAGGCCGCCCTCGTCACGGAGGGCGACGATCTCACGATCGTCACCTACGGCGCAATGGTGGAGCGCACGCGCAAGGCGCTCGCGAAGCTGGACCGCGCCGGAGAGCCGGTGGGCGCGGACCTCATCGACCTGCGGTCGCTGAACCCGGTCGACATGGACGCCATCCGCCGCTCCGTGATGAAGACGAACCGTGTGCTCGTGGCCTACGAGGACGCCAAGTCCTGGGGCTACGGGGCCGAGATCTCGGCCCGTCTGGCCGACGAACTGTTCGAGTGGCTCGACGCGCCGATCCGCCGGGTCACCTCGACGGACACCTTCATCGGCTACGCGCCCTCGCTCGAGAACGCGTCTCTGCCGCAGGTCGACGACATCGCCGAAGCGATCGTGGAACTCGCCACCTGGTAG
- a CDS encoding DUF5916 domain-containing protein, with product MSFRRNHGLTAFRADAGFGRGVLSFGVACLIALFLPAAELRAQDGPAQGGSEEAPPLPIEGLAVRTAEAPAIDGVLDDAAWNGAPVMTDFIQREPFDGQPASERTEVRMVFDDEAIYVGVWALDGDPAAIIPGDRIRDAEVSEADHVLLAFDTYHDFQNAFVFGTTPAGIEYDGQVANEGRGGGFFLGGGFNTQRRMQSGAGGGFNKNWDGSWNVATSRDGEGWYAEFRIPFNTLRYGTDPTWGFNVARQIRRRNEESFWSAVPREFNLYRLNYAGNLTGLELPFRRLGSVTPYMLGATARDYAGGQTAFDQDYDFGGEAKLQLTRGMTLDATYNTDFAQVEVDDQQVNLTRFSLLFPEKRPFFLENAGFFAVGGGGADLFFSRRIGIANGRQVPITGGARVSGRAAGFNVGMLHIGTDGIEGVQGANAYSVARVARELPNRSRIGGAFINRDGSASGDYNRTYAVDGQLGLGEAWTLTAWGARTATPGLTDADGAFDATFGLTTRKWRGNLQYQHFGENFNPEVGFLRRTGHKYYQLFLMYNIHPEETFREIRPHISYFTFRSDKTGVTRGFEESARLHIDNHWEFNDGMEAHTGMNWNREGLYEPFPMPGTDIIVPAGTYDGWETQLRFWTNESAKVSFRSGANIGQFLSGSRRSLNGTLTVRPGSSFSTSLRLDYNNVTLEEGDFVATLAGVNLGYFFTPRIYLQSLVQYSTQLDTFSANVRFGWLNTAGTGLFIVYNDIQGIQDLHGPQGRSLIVKFSRQFNVLGG from the coding sequence ATGAGCTTCCGAAGAAACCACGGTCTCACCGCTTTCCGCGCCGACGCTGGATTTGGGCGCGGGGTGCTGAGCTTCGGGGTCGCCTGTCTCATCGCCCTCTTCCTGCCGGCGGCGGAGTTGCGCGCGCAGGACGGTCCGGCGCAGGGCGGATCGGAAGAGGCGCCGCCCCTTCCGATCGAGGGTCTTGCGGTCCGTACGGCGGAGGCGCCGGCCATCGACGGAGTCCTGGACGATGCGGCCTGGAACGGGGCCCCGGTGATGACGGACTTCATCCAGCGCGAACCGTTTGACGGGCAGCCGGCGTCCGAACGCACCGAAGTGCGCATGGTGTTCGACGACGAGGCGATCTACGTCGGGGTCTGGGCTCTCGACGGGGACCCGGCGGCGATCATCCCCGGGGACCGGATCCGGGACGCCGAGGTCTCCGAGGCCGACCACGTGCTGCTCGCGTTCGATACCTACCACGACTTCCAGAACGCGTTCGTGTTCGGGACGACGCCGGCGGGCATCGAGTACGATGGACAGGTCGCCAACGAAGGCCGCGGCGGCGGCTTCTTCCTGGGGGGCGGCTTCAACACCCAGCGGCGGATGCAGTCGGGCGCCGGCGGAGGCTTCAACAAGAACTGGGACGGCTCCTGGAACGTCGCGACGAGCCGCGACGGCGAGGGCTGGTACGCCGAGTTCCGGATTCCCTTCAACACGCTCCGTTACGGGACCGATCCGACCTGGGGCTTCAACGTCGCCCGTCAGATCCGGCGCCGGAACGAGGAATCCTTCTGGTCCGCGGTCCCCCGCGAGTTCAACCTCTACCGGCTCAACTACGCGGGGAACCTGACGGGGCTCGAGCTTCCATTCCGGCGTCTCGGCTCGGTCACGCCGTACATGCTCGGTGCGACGGCGCGGGACTACGCGGGCGGGCAGACGGCGTTCGACCAGGACTACGATTTCGGCGGCGAGGCCAAGCTCCAGCTTACGCGTGGAATGACGCTCGACGCGACGTACAACACGGACTTCGCGCAGGTGGAGGTCGACGACCAGCAGGTCAACCTGACGCGCTTCAGCCTGCTATTCCCGGAAAAACGCCCCTTCTTCCTCGAGAACGCGGGTTTCTTCGCAGTCGGCGGTGGCGGGGCGGATCTCTTCTTCAGCCGCCGAATCGGCATCGCCAACGGACGGCAGGTCCCGATCACCGGCGGCGCCCGCGTCTCCGGGCGCGCGGCCGGGTTCAACGTCGGGATGCTCCACATCGGGACGGACGGGATCGAGGGCGTCCAGGGGGCGAACGCGTACTCGGTCGCCCGCGTGGCCCGTGAACTGCCGAACCGGTCGCGGATCGGCGGGGCCTTCATCAACCGCGACGGGAGCGCGTCCGGCGACTACAACCGGACCTACGCGGTGGATGGACAGCTGGGACTGGGGGAGGCGTGGACGTTGACGGCGTGGGGGGCGAGGACGGCGACTCCCGGCCTGACGGACGCGGACGGGGCGTTCGACGCGACCTTCGGTCTCACGACCCGCAAGTGGCGGGGGAACCTCCAGTATCAGCACTTCGGCGAGAACTTCAACCCCGAAGTGGGCTTCCTGCGGCGGACGGGCCACAAGTACTACCAGCTCTTCCTCATGTACAACATCCATCCGGAGGAGACCTTCCGCGAGATCCGCCCGCACATCTCCTACTTCACCTTCCGGAGCGACAAGACGGGGGTGACGCGGGGGTTCGAGGAGTCGGCCCGGCTCCACATCGACAACCACTGGGAGTTCAACGACGGGATGGAGGCCCACACCGGCATGAACTGGAACCGGGAGGGGCTGTACGAGCCGTTCCCGATGCCCGGAACGGACATCATCGTGCCCGCGGGGACCTACGACGGGTGGGAGACGCAGCTCCGTTTCTGGACGAACGAATCGGCGAAGGTCTCCTTCCGCAGCGGGGCGAACATCGGCCAGTTCCTGTCGGGTTCGCGCCGCAGCCTGAACGGGACGTTGACCGTGCGGCCGGGCTCCTCGTTCAGTACGTCGCTGCGGCTCGACTACAACAATGTGACGTTGGAGGAAGGGGATTTCGTCGCCACGCTGGCCGGGGTGAACCTCGGCTACTTCTTCACGCCGCGGATCTACCTGCAGTCGCTCGTTCAGTACTCGACCCAGCTCGACACCTTCTCCGCCAACGTGCGGTTCGGATGGCTCAACACGGCGGGGACCGGCCTGTTCATCGTCTACAACGACATCCAGGGGATCCAGGATCTGCACGGGCCGCAGGGCCGCTCGCTGATCGTCAAGTTCAGCCGGCAGTTCAACGTCCTCGGGGGCTAG
- a CDS encoding ferredoxin family protein: MTYIITEPCMSEKDASCVDVCPVDCIYEGEDQYYIHPEECIDCGACVPECPVEAIYPDDEVPEQYEAFTAKNYTYFDVPPPD, from the coding sequence ATGACCTATATCATCACCGAACCATGCATGAGCGAGAAGGATGCCTCCTGCGTGGATGTGTGCCCCGTCGACTGCATCTACGAGGGAGAGGATCAGTACTACATCCATCCCGAGGAGTGCATCGACTGCGGCGCCTGCGTGCCCGAATGCCCCGTGGAGGCCATCTATCCGGACGACGAGGTGCCGGAGCAGTATGAAGCCTTCACCGCGAAGAACTACACCTACTTCGACGTTCCCCCGCCCGACTGA